A genomic stretch from Limnobacter thiooxidans includes:
- the rpsC gene encoding 30S ribosomal protein S3: protein MGQKINPTGFRLAVSRNWASRWYASNSDFSKMLLEDIQVRDFLKKKLKNASVGRVLIERPAKNARVTIYSARPGVVIGKKGEDIELLKASLQKLVGVPVHVNIEEVRKPEIDAQLIADGISQQLERRIMFRRAMKRAMQNAMRTGAQGIKIMSSGRLNGIEIARTEWYREGRVPLHTLRADIDYATSEAATTYGIIGIKVWVYKGDTLGRGDVAAAPVEAEKEERRPRRPSTRPAGAGARKARKPEGASAAASGANKEEGAASTSSEQ, encoded by the coding sequence ATGGGTCAGAAAATTAACCCTACGGGCTTTCGCCTGGCGGTATCACGCAACTGGGCTTCTCGCTGGTACGCATCGAATAGTGATTTCTCCAAGATGCTTCTTGAAGACATCCAGGTTCGTGATTTCCTGAAAAAGAAGTTGAAGAACGCATCTGTAGGCCGAGTGCTGATCGAGCGTCCTGCCAAGAATGCTCGCGTGACAATCTATTCCGCCCGTCCAGGCGTAGTGATTGGCAAGAAAGGCGAAGACATTGAGCTGTTGAAAGCCAGCTTGCAGAAGCTTGTTGGTGTTCCCGTTCACGTGAACATCGAAGAAGTTCGCAAGCCTGAAATCGATGCGCAACTGATTGCGGATGGTATCTCTCAGCAACTTGAGCGCCGCATCATGTTCCGCCGTGCGATGAAGCGCGCGATGCAGAATGCCATGCGCACAGGTGCACAGGGTATCAAGATCATGTCTTCAGGACGTCTGAATGGTATCGAGATTGCCCGTACAGAATGGTACCGTGAAGGCCGTGTGCCTTTGCATACACTGCGCGCCGACATCGATTACGCGACCAGCGAAGCCGCAACAACTTACGGCATTATCGGTATCAAGGTTTGGGTCTACAAGGGCGATACCTTGGGACGTGGCGATGTGGCAGCAGCGCCGGTCGAGGCAGAAAAAGAAGAGCGCCGTCCGCGTCGTCCTTCAACTCGCCCAGCTGGTGCAGGTGCCCGCAAGGCACGCAAACCCGAAGGTGCTAGCGCAGCAGCTAGTGGTGCAAACAAAGAGGAAGGCGCTGCAAGCACTTCCTCAGAACAGTAA
- the rplV gene encoding 50S ribosomal protein L22 has protein sequence METRAILKGVRLSPQRGRMVADLIRGKKVDQALNILAFSPQKAALIVKKVLESAIANAEHNDGADVDELKVKTIYVEEGPVLKRFTARAKGRGNRITKKTSHIYVTVGN, from the coding sequence ATGGAAACTCGTGCAATTTTAAAGGGTGTTCGCTTGTCTCCTCAGCGTGGCCGTATGGTCGCTGATTTGATTCGCGGAAAGAAGGTTGACCAAGCCTTGAACATCCTGGCTTTCTCACCACAGAAAGCGGCATTGATTGTGAAGAAAGTGTTGGAAAGTGCAATTGCCAATGCTGAGCACAACGATGGTGCTGATGTAGATGAGTTGAAAGTGAAAACAATTTATGTGGAAGAGGGGCCTGTGTTGAAGCGCTTTACAGCGCGCGCCAAAGGTCGCGGCAATCGTATCACTAAGAAGACCAGTCACATTTATGTGACGGTTGGAAACTAA
- the rpsS gene encoding 30S ribosomal protein S19 yields the protein MSRSLKKGPFCDAHLIKKVEAAAATKDKRPIKTWSRRSTVLPEFIGLTIAVHNGKQHVPVYINENMVGHKLGEFALTRTFKGHAADKKAKR from the coding sequence ATGTCTCGTTCATTAAAAAAAGGTCCTTTCTGCGACGCCCACTTGATCAAAAAAGTAGAGGCTGCTGCAGCAACCAAGGACAAGCGTCCAATTAAAACCTGGTCCCGTCGCTCGACTGTTCTCCCTGAGTTCATCGGTCTGACAATCGCTGTACACAATGGCAAGCAACACGTGCCTGTGTATATCAATGAAAACATGGTTGGTCACAAGCTCGGTGAATTTGCGTTGACACGCACTTTCAAGGGTCACGCGGCTGACAAGAAGGCCAAGCGATAA
- the rplB gene encoding 50S ribosomal protein L2, with amino-acid sequence MPLVKLKPTSPGRRAMVKVVHPHLHKGEPYAPLLEKKSKTAGRNNNGHITTRHMGGGHKQHYRMVDFKRNKDGIPAKVETIEYDPNRTAHIALICYADGERAYIIAPRGLQLGQVVLNGSEAPIKIGNTLPIRNIPVGTTVHCVEMLPGKGAQIARSAGGSAMLLARDGTYAQMRLRSGEIRRVHIECRATIGEVSNEENSLKKVGKAGATRWKGIRPTVRGTAMNPVDHPHGGGEGKTGEGRVPVSPWGQPTKGYRTRNNKRTNSMIVQRRHKR; translated from the coding sequence ATGCCATTAGTTAAATTAAAGCCAACATCGCCTGGCCGTCGTGCCATGGTGAAAGTGGTGCACCCGCATCTGCACAAGGGTGAGCCTTACGCTCCGCTGCTCGAGAAGAAGTCAAAAACTGCTGGCCGTAACAACAACGGTCACATTACTACCCGTCACATGGGTGGTGGTCACAAGCAGCACTATCGCATGGTTGACTTCAAGCGAAACAAGGATGGTATTCCTGCGAAAGTGGAAACCATTGAGTACGATCCAAACCGGACGGCCCACATTGCCCTAATTTGCTACGCAGACGGCGAGCGCGCATACATCATCGCGCCACGCGGTTTGCAGTTGGGTCAGGTTGTGTTGAACGGTTCTGAAGCGCCGATCAAGATTGGCAACACTCTGCCGATTCGCAATATCCCCGTAGGTACCACTGTACATTGCGTAGAAATGTTGCCAGGCAAGGGTGCCCAGATCGCGCGTTCGGCAGGTGGCTCCGCCATGCTGTTGGCCCGTGATGGTACTTACGCTCAGATGCGCTTGCGCTCCGGTGAAATTCGTCGTGTGCATATTGAGTGCCGCGCCACCATCGGTGAAGTCAGCAACGAAGAGAACAGCTTGAAGAAAGTGGGTAAGGCTGGTGCTACACGCTGGAAGGGTATTCGCCCAACAGTTCGTGGTACAGCGATGAACCCGGTTGATCACCCTCACGGTGGTGGTGAAGGCAAGACCGGCGAAGGCCGTGTACCTGTTAGCCCATGGGGTCAGCCGACAAAAGGTTATCGCACTCGCAACAACAAGCGTACCAATTCGATGATTGTTCAGCGTCGTCACAAGCGTTAA
- the rplW gene encoding 50S ribosomal protein L23 yields the protein MNTQRLMKILLAPIVSEKSTMLADKHEQIAFKVCSTATKHEIKAAVELLFKVEVDAVRVVNIAGKQKRFGRTIGRRSDTRKAYVALKAGQEINFSEAA from the coding sequence ATGAACACCCAGCGTTTAATGAAAATTCTGTTGGCACCCATCGTCTCTGAAAAGAGCACCATGCTGGCCGACAAGCACGAGCAAATCGCTTTCAAAGTGTGCTCCACTGCAACAAAGCATGAAATCAAAGCGGCTGTAGAACTGTTGTTCAAGGTTGAAGTTGATGCGGTGCGTGTTGTCAATATTGCTGGCAAGCAAAAGCGCTTTGGCCGAACAATCGGACGTCGCTCCGATACGCGCAAGGCCTATGTCGCGCTGAAAGCAGGTCAGGAAATTAATTTCTCGGAGGCTGCGTAA
- the rplD gene encoding 50S ribosomal protein L4, producing the protein MELKVISDSGQASQTVQVSDVVFGREYNEPLIHQLVVAYQANARQGTRQQKDRSEVRASTRKPWKQKGTGRARAGAVSSPLWRGGGKTFPNSPNENFTQKLNKKMFRAGVCSILSQLSREGRLVVVESLGLEAPKTKLLDQKLKGMGLDSVLMIVDSVDENLYLASRNLPNVAVVEPRYADPLSLIYFKKVVATRAAIDKLQEMYA; encoded by the coding sequence ATGGAATTGAAAGTCATAAGTGATTCTGGGCAGGCCTCTCAAACTGTTCAGGTTTCCGATGTGGTGTTTGGTCGTGAATACAACGAACCGCTGATTCATCAGCTGGTAGTTGCTTATCAGGCCAATGCTCGTCAGGGTACGCGTCAGCAGAAAGACCGTTCGGAAGTTCGTGCTTCTACGCGCAAGCCCTGGAAGCAGAAAGGTACTGGCCGTGCTCGTGCTGGTGCTGTGTCCAGCCCACTGTGGCGTGGAGGCGGCAAAACATTCCCAAATTCTCCCAATGAGAATTTCACGCAAAAGCTGAACAAGAAAATGTTCCGTGCTGGTGTGTGTTCGATTCTCTCCCAGTTGAGCCGTGAAGGTCGCCTGGTGGTGGTTGAGTCCTTGGGTCTGGAAGCGCCAAAAACCAAGCTGCTTGATCAGAAGTTGAAAGGCATGGGTCTTGATTCTGTCTTGATGATCGTGGACTCGGTCGATGAGAATTTGTACCTGGCATCCAGAAACTTGCCCAATGTGGCAGTGGTTGAGCCGCGCTATGCAGATCCGCTTTCCTTGATCTATTTCAAGAAAGTGGTTGCAACCCGCGCTGCAATCGACAAACTGCAGGAGATGTACGCATGA
- the rplC gene encoding 50S ribosomal protein L3, with translation MSLGLIGRKIGMMRIFTDAGVSIPVTVVDVSSNRVAQLKTLEQDGYTAVQLAYGSRRASRVVKAQAGHFAAASIEAASSLVEFRVDTAKLAELQVGAAVSAEIFAPGQKVDVSGVTQGKGFSGAIKRHHFSSQRASHGNSISHNAPGSIGMAQDPGRVFPGKRMAGQLGNVNRTTQNLEVVRVDAERGLLLIKGAVPGSKGGQLLVKPAVKAKA, from the coding sequence ATGAGTCTAGGCCTTATTGGTCGCAAGATCGGCATGATGCGCATCTTTACTGACGCGGGTGTTTCTATTCCCGTGACAGTGGTAGATGTGTCTTCTAACCGTGTTGCGCAGCTCAAAACACTCGAACAAGACGGCTACACAGCCGTTCAGTTGGCCTACGGGTCACGTCGTGCCTCCCGTGTCGTCAAGGCGCAGGCTGGTCACTTCGCTGCAGCTTCAATTGAAGCAGCTTCTTCCCTGGTTGAATTCCGTGTTGACACTGCCAAGCTTGCAGAATTGCAAGTCGGTGCTGCTGTCTCCGCCGAAATTTTCGCGCCCGGTCAAAAAGTTGACGTTAGCGGTGTAACGCAGGGTAAGGGTTTCAGTGGTGCAATCAAGCGTCACCACTTTAGCTCCCAGCGAGCTTCCCACGGTAACTCGATCTCCCACAATGCCCCCGGTTCAATCGGTATGGCTCAGGATCCAGGTCGTGTATTTCCTGGTAAGCGCATGGCTGGTCAGTTGGGTAACGTAAACCGCACAACCCAGAATCTGGAAGTGGTGCGTGTTGACGCCGAGCGTGGTCTTCTTTTGATCAAGGGTGCAGTGCCCGGTTCAAAAGGCGGTCAGTTGTTGGTCAAGCCGGCTGTCAAGGCAAAGGCGTAA
- the rpsJ gene encoding 30S ribosomal protein S10: MNNQKIRIRLKAFDYKLIDQSALEIVETAKRTGAVVKGPVPLPTRIKRFDILRSPHVNKTSRDQFEIRTHQRLMDIVDPTDKTVDALMKLDLPAGVDVEIKLQ; the protein is encoded by the coding sequence ATGAATAACCAGAAAATTCGTATTCGCTTGAAAGCATTCGACTACAAACTGATTGATCAGTCTGCACTCGAAATCGTGGAAACTGCAAAGCGCACTGGCGCAGTTGTCAAGGGTCCGGTTCCTCTTCCAACGCGTATCAAGCGTTTCGACATCTTGCGTTCACCACACGTGAACAAGACATCACGCGATCAGTTTGAAATTCGTACGCACCAGCGTCTGATGGACATTGTTGATCCAACCGACAAAACAGTTGATGCACTGATGAAGCTGGATCTGCCCGCGGGCGTGGATGTAGAAATCAAGTTGCAATAA
- the tuf gene encoding elongation factor Tu: MAKEKFERKKPHVNVGTIGHVDHGKTTLTAAITTVLARLSGHGEAKGYDQIDAAPEEKARGITINTAHVEYETETRHYAHVDCPGHADYVKNMITGAAQMDGAILVCSAADGPMPQTREHILLARQVGVPYIIVFLNKCDMVDDEELLELVEMEVRELLSKYDFPGDDVPIVKGSAKLALEGDTGDLGEGAIKRLAEALDTYIPTPERAVDGTFLMPIEDVFSISGRGTVVTGRIERGVVKVGEEIEIVGIKDTVKTICTGVEMFRKLLDQGQAGDNVGVLLRGTKREDVERGQVLAKPGSIKPHTGFSAEIYVLSKEEGGRHTPFFNNYRPQFYFRTTDVTGSISLPEGKEMVLPGDNVSINVELIAPIAMEEGLRFAIREGGRTVGAGVVAKITK; encoded by the coding sequence ATGGCAAAAGAAAAGTTTGAGCGTAAGAAGCCACACGTAAACGTTGGAACGATTGGTCACGTGGACCATGGCAAGACAACATTGACAGCGGCGATCACAACAGTGTTGGCTCGTTTGAGCGGTCACGGTGAAGCCAAGGGCTACGACCAGATTGATGCGGCACCGGAAGAAAAGGCGCGCGGCATTACAATTAACACAGCGCACGTTGAGTACGAGACAGAAACACGTCACTACGCACACGTGGATTGCCCAGGCCACGCTGACTATGTAAAGAACATGATTACCGGTGCAGCGCAGATGGACGGCGCAATCTTGGTGTGTTCAGCCGCTGACGGCCCCATGCCACAGACACGTGAGCACATCTTGTTGGCCCGCCAGGTTGGCGTGCCTTACATCATCGTGTTCCTGAACAAGTGCGACATGGTAGATGACGAAGAGTTGCTGGAACTGGTTGAAATGGAAGTGCGCGAGCTACTGTCCAAGTACGACTTCCCAGGCGACGACGTGCCAATCGTGAAAGGTTCAGCCAAGCTGGCCCTGGAAGGCGACACAGGCGATTTGGGCGAAGGCGCGATCAAGCGTCTGGCCGAAGCCCTGGATACCTACATTCCTACACCAGAGCGCGCAGTAGACGGCACCTTCCTGATGCCAATCGAAGACGTGTTCTCCATCTCCGGTCGCGGTACAGTGGTAACTGGCCGTATCGAGCGTGGTGTGGTTAAAGTCGGCGAAGAAATCGAAATCGTGGGTATCAAGGACACAGTCAAGACCATTTGTACCGGTGTTGAAATGTTCCGCAAGTTGCTGGATCAAGGTCAGGCTGGTGACAACGTGGGCGTGTTGCTGCGTGGTACCAAGCGTGAAGACGTGGAGCGTGGTCAGGTATTGGCCAAGCCCGGTTCAATCAAGCCACACACTGGCTTCAGCGCCGAAATCTACGTGTTGAGCAAAGAAGAAGGCGGACGTCACACTCCATTCTTCAACAACTACCGTCCTCAGTTCTACTTCCGTACAACCGACGTGACAGGCTCAATCAGCCTGCCCGAAGGCAAGGAAATGGTTCTGCCAGGCGACAACGTGTCAATCAATGTTGAATTGATTGCGCCAATCGCGATGGAAGAAGGTCTGCGTTTCGCGATTCGCGAAGGTGGCCGTACGGTAGGTGCTGGCGTAGTTGCCAAAATCACCAAGTAA
- the fusA gene encoding elongation factor G, whose amino-acid sequence MARKTPIERYRNIGISAHIDAGKTTTTERILFYTGVSHKIGEVHDGAATMDWMEQEQERGITITSAATTCFWKGMDNSYQEHRFNIIDTPGHVDFTIEVERSMRVLDGACMVYCAVGGVQPQSETVWRQANKYKVPRLAFVNKMDRTGANFFKVVEQMRLRLRANPVPIVIPIGSEEKFQGVVDLIKMKAIYWDEASQGMKFDYREIPAELQAEADKWREQMVEAAAEASEELMNKYLEEGTLSEEEIILGIRTRTISTEIQPMLCGTAFKNKGVQRMLDAVIDFLPSPVDIPPVSGTDEDEEPIVRHANDEEKLSALAFKLMTDPFVGQLTFVRVYSGVLNKGDSVYNPVRGKKERIGRIVQMHANNRQEVEEIRAGDIAACVGLKDVTTGETLCDPSAIITLERMVFPEPVIAQAVEPKTKTDQEKMGIALGRLAAEDPSFRVRTDEESGQTIIAGMGELHLEIIVDRMKREFGVEANVGKPQVAYRETIRNTVKEVEGKFVRQSGGRGQYGHVVLRVEPNEAGKGFEFLDEIKGGVVPREYIPAVQKGIEESLSNGVLAGYPVVDVKVALHFGSYHDVDSNETAFKIAASMGFKEGMRRASPVLLEPMMAVEVESPEDYAGTVMGDLSSRRGVVQGMDDIPGGGKAIKAEVPLAEMFGYSTTLRSLTQGRATYSMEFKHYSEAPKNVADAVISARAK is encoded by the coding sequence ATGGCTCGTAAGACGCCCATTGAGCGATATCGTAACATTGGTATTTCCGCGCACATTGATGCCGGAAAAACCACAACGACTGAACGTATCCTGTTTTACACAGGCGTCAGTCACAAGATTGGTGAAGTGCACGACGGTGCGGCCACCATGGACTGGATGGAGCAGGAACAAGAGCGCGGTATTACCATTACCTCCGCTGCAACAACCTGTTTCTGGAAAGGCATGGACAATTCCTACCAGGAACACCGCTTCAACATCATCGACACCCCAGGGCACGTGGACTTCACGATTGAAGTTGAGCGTTCCATGCGTGTGTTGGACGGTGCTTGCATGGTCTACTGTGCAGTAGGCGGTGTTCAGCCCCAGTCTGAAACTGTTTGGCGGCAAGCCAACAAGTACAAGGTGCCTCGTTTGGCCTTCGTGAACAAGATGGACCGTACCGGTGCCAACTTCTTCAAGGTGGTCGAGCAGATGCGCCTGCGCTTGCGTGCGAATCCTGTTCCTATCGTGATCCCAATCGGCTCGGAAGAAAAATTCCAGGGCGTGGTTGATTTGATCAAGATGAAAGCGATTTACTGGGATGAAGCATCTCAGGGCATGAAGTTTGACTACCGTGAAATTCCTGCGGAATTGCAAGCTGAAGCGGACAAGTGGCGTGAGCAGATGGTTGAGGCTGCTGCCGAAGCCTCTGAAGAACTGATGAACAAATACCTTGAAGAAGGTACCTTGTCTGAAGAAGAAATCATTCTTGGTATTCGCACCCGCACCATCTCGACTGAAATTCAGCCGATGTTGTGTGGTACGGCTTTCAAGAACAAAGGTGTACAGCGCATGTTGGACGCGGTTATCGACTTCCTGCCGTCACCCGTGGATATTCCACCAGTGTCCGGTACAGACGAAGACGAAGAGCCGATTGTTCGCCATGCCAACGACGAAGAGAAGTTGTCTGCCTTAGCATTCAAGCTGATGACCGACCCGTTCGTAGGTCAGTTGACATTCGTTCGCGTGTATTCCGGTGTATTGAACAAGGGTGACTCTGTTTACAACCCGGTGCGTGGCAAGAAAGAGCGTATTGGCCGTATCGTTCAGATGCACGCCAATAACCGTCAGGAAGTCGAAGAAATTCGTGCTGGCGACATCGCTGCTTGCGTGGGCTTGAAAGACGTGACCACGGGTGAAACCCTGTGTGATCCTTCAGCGATCATTACCCTGGAACGCATGGTGTTCCCGGAGCCGGTGATTGCGCAGGCTGTAGAGCCAAAAACCAAGACAGACCAGGAAAAAATGGGTATCGCCTTGGGTCGTTTGGCTGCAGAAGATCCTTCATTCCGTGTTCGCACAGACGAAGAATCTGGTCAAACCATTATTGCTGGTATGGGCGAATTGCACCTCGAAATTATCGTGGACCGCATGAAGCGTGAATTTGGCGTAGAAGCCAACGTAGGCAAGCCGCAAGTGGCTTACCGCGAAACCATCCGCAATACCGTGAAAGAAGTCGAAGGCAAGTTTGTTCGCCAGTCTGGCGGTCGCGGTCAGTACGGTCACGTGGTTCTCCGCGTTGAGCCAAACGAAGCGGGCAAGGGTTTTGAGTTCCTCGACGAAATCAAAGGTGGTGTTGTTCCTCGTGAATACATTCCTGCGGTTCAGAAAGGTATTGAAGAATCCCTGAGCAATGGTGTATTGGCCGGCTACCCGGTTGTTGACGTTAAAGTGGCCTTGCACTTCGGTTCATACCACGACGTTGACTCCAACGAAACAGCGTTCAAAATCGCTGCTTCAATGGGTTTCAAGGAAGGTATGCGCCGCGCAAGCCCCGTGCTGCTCGAGCCAATGATGGCTGTTGAAGTTGAGTCACCAGAAGACTATGCTGGTACTGTGATGGGCGATTTGTCATCACGTCGCGGTGTGGTTCAGGGTATGGACGATATTCCTGGTGGTGGCAAGGCAATTAAGGCTGAAGTGCCTTTGGCTGAAATGTTTGGTTATTCCACAACATTGCGCTCCCTGACTCAGGGTCGTGCAACGTACAGCATGGAATTCAAGCACTACAGCGAAGCACCCAAAAACGTTGCAGACGCTGTGATCAGCGCCCGCGCCAAATAA
- the rpsG gene encoding 30S ribosomal protein S7, producing the protein MPRRREVQRREVLPDPKFQSTEVAKFMNVIMLSGKKAVAERIIYGAFDSISTKAGKDPLEVFNAAINNVKPVVEVKSRRVGGANYQVPVEVRPSRRLALAMRWVREAAKKRSEKSMDLRLAGELLEAAEGRGGAMKKRDEVHRMAEANKAFSHFRF; encoded by the coding sequence ATGCCACGTCGTCGCGAAGTGCAGCGCAGAGAAGTGCTGCCAGATCCAAAGTTTCAAAGCACAGAAGTAGCCAAGTTCATGAACGTCATCATGTTGTCTGGCAAGAAAGCTGTTGCTGAACGCATTATTTACGGTGCTTTTGACAGCATCTCAACGAAAGCTGGTAAAGACCCACTCGAGGTGTTCAACGCCGCGATCAACAACGTAAAGCCTGTTGTTGAAGTGAAGTCTCGCCGCGTCGGTGGTGCGAACTACCAAGTTCCGGTGGAAGTTCGTCCCTCACGTCGTTTGGCCCTGGCCATGCGTTGGGTGCGTGAAGCAGCCAAGAAGCGTAGTGAAAAGTCTATGGATCTTCGCCTTGCAGGTGAACTGCTAGAGGCAGCAGAAGGTCGCGGTGGTGCGATGAAGAAGCGTGATGAAGTGCACCGCATGGCTGAAGCCAACAAAGCCTTCTCGCATTTCCGATTCTAA
- the rpsL gene encoding 30S ribosomal protein S12, translating into MPTINQLVRKPRTSVTMKSKSPALEDCPQKRGVCTRVYTTTPKKPNSALRKVAKVRLTNGFEVISYIGGEGHNLQEHSVVLIRGGRVKDLPGVRYHIVRGSLDLQGVKDRKQARSKYGSKRPKAAKAK; encoded by the coding sequence ATGCCAACCATTAATCAACTTGTGCGCAAACCACGCACCAGTGTGACCATGAAAAGCAAGAGCCCCGCGCTTGAGGATTGCCCTCAAAAGCGTGGCGTGTGTACTCGTGTTTACACAACAACTCCAAAAAAACCAAACTCTGCGCTGCGTAAAGTAGCCAAAGTTCGCCTGACCAACGGCTTCGAAGTGATTTCCTACATCGGTGGTGAAGGCCACAACCTGCAGGAACACTCTGTTGTCTTGATCCGCGGTGGTCGTGTGAAAGACTTGCCTGGTGTGCGTTACCACATCGTACGTGGTTCACTCGACTTGCAAGGCGTTAAGGATCGTAAGCAAGCTCGTTCCAAGTATGGTTCGAAGCGTCCTAAAGCTGCCAAAGCCAAGTAA